In Eriocheir sinensis breed Jianghai 21 chromosome 43, ASM2467909v1, whole genome shotgun sequence, the sequence AGAGAACCTTGGACCATTTACCTCATTTATTGCATGCTGTTGCAACAGTTTCTAGCGATCTATGGGCAAACATGTACTCTGGAGAGCTCAGAAAAGATCAGAGACTGATCAGACATGGAATAATTCACAGGAGTCTTCACCACTGTACATAACTGAATATTGAAAAATGTAGGTATGTACTGTATAGTGAGGTGAAGACTTTATTCTacacccaatatatatatatatatatatatagatatatatatatatatatatatatatatatatatatatatatatatatatatatatatatatatatatatatatatatatatatatatatatatatatatatatatatatatatatatatatatatatatatatatatatatatatatatatatatatatatatatatatatatatatatatatatatatatatatatatatatatatatatatatatatatatatatatatatatatatatatatatatatatatatatatatatatatatatatatatatatatatatatatatatatatatatatatactcttgacACCACCAGTGGTTTTATCTGACAATCCTCTTTTTTGGACTGTTGTCCTTAATATAATGACTAGACTGACAAATTTCTATTACAGTGTACTTAGTACCCACAAGGAGAGAGCAtgagaaaatcaaaacaaaactacTGAGTAAGATCCATTGGATTCTGCAGAAAATTTCTCGAGGACTTGAAAAAGCTACAACCAGATGGCGCAGACCAAGTTCTTTAAAATTAAATACCTGACAGACCCACTTTGATCTTGGTGATGGCTAAACAAAACAACCAAACAGCAAGACAGGGAGCGCAAGTGACAAAGGTTCAAATCTACGTTCACCTGCCAAGATATGGACAACACCATATAAATTATAGTATTCTTGTTGACCAAGTCCATAGCACCATGGGCAAGGCCAATctgtcgagtgacttcctggtaagaccAACCATTGTTatgaactacactaccaaggtgtGTAAAAATTTTGGTGACTTCAACAttctcaccacatgcatgaacagactgagcTGTGCCACCCAGCAAGCCTCTAAAAGAACAGGCCTTGGTTCTGGCCTTGACACCTTCAGTCCCAGTTGCTTTGCCTCCTCATGAAGCACTTCGAGAGCCAACATCGGGACCTCCAGCAATTCCGAGAGAGGTACAGCAACATCAGCAAACACAAGGTCATTGACTTTGATGTCACCAACAGATGCTTGGCAATGACTTTCATCAACAATTTTGCCTAAAATCCAGTCCacgcaagtgttgaaaagtaatGGAGCAAGATGTTAATACATTTCTGTAAAGCATATTATGTCTTGATTAACTTAATTTCACATTTATTAAGGTATTTAAAGATTTTTGGAACTAAACGCTTTTACAATAAACAATTTAGTCATTCACTGGTATCGGTTCTCTATAATATACCGTATATCACAGAAAATTTTGCTTTGCTCAATGAGTAAAAACAGCTTCAGAGGAGTTCACTGCCTGCTCACAGAAAAAGCCTTTACCTGAACAGAATAGTACTCACTGAGAGTTGCTCACTGAAGAAACTTGTGCCCGTGTAACGGCGCCTTCTGAGTCCTTGTTTTGAGCATCTCTGGCATGAGTCTTTATATGTCTCATGAGATTGCTCCGGTGGGTGAATGCTTTGCCACATTCATCACATTTGTGTTTCTTGACTGCAGAGTGGATGTTCTTGTGTTTGTTAAGGATGCTTCTATACAAGAATGCTTTATCACATACCTTACACTTATATTTTTTTACCCCAGTGTGTATGTTTTTATGTTGGTTAAGACTACTCCTATCAGTGAATATTTTGTCACACTCATTACATGCATACTCCTTTTCCCTTGTGTGGGTGTTCATATGGTCATTTAGTGTACTTTTCTTAGCGAATATCTTGTCACACTCAATACACGGATACTTCTTAACTCCTAGGTGAATGTAACTGTGCTGGGTGAGATTACCTTTTCTGTTAAAAATTTTGCCACATTCTTCACATGTGAATTTCTTTGCTTGAGTGTGAATGTTCATGTGATGATGCAGACTGCTATTGTCACTGAGCACCTTGCCACACTTTTCACATTCGTAAATCTTTGCTCCAGTGTGAAGGTTCAAGTGGCGGGTGAGACTGCACTTCCTGTTAAAACCCTTCCCACAGTGATCACACATAAAGGGCTTAGTTTGGGAATGAATCACTTGATGTCGGATGAGAGCACTATTTGTGGTAAAACGTTTCCCACACTGCTCACACTTGTGCTTTTTGCCACCATGAATTGCAGAATGTTCTTCCAGCTGCTTCTCACAAATAAACAACTGCTCACACTCCTCACAGATATGTACGGTCACTCCTCTATGATACAGTGAATGATGGATAAATTTGCTTCTACTAAACAGTAAACTGCCACACTCCTCACATTCAAATTTCCTGATATCTTCCATATTGACTGGAAATGACTGTGGCCCCTCAACACTATTCATTTACTTCTTTACTTGCATAGGAACATATTCTTCATGAATCCAGATCATCAGAAAGGGTTGTAAATTATCATCATCCCAGGTAGCTATTGTGGAGTTGTGCTGCCATGGGTCACACACAGGCTGGGGATGTGGAAATTCTCATAAATGTCTTGCTGCTTCTGAGACAATAATATCTTATCCCATAACCACATGTTTTCATATTTCATTTGGCTGATGTGGAAAACTTATAATACTAAGGGTAACAGCGGTCTCATTGGGTTACATAATATTTACTTTGATTACCCTGCTTGCTACCTCATAGCATCCAATGACAGTCATAGAATTTTTAAGGTTACTAAGACAGAAACCAAAagcatgcagcccacccagctgttcattcttcctttcaggCTGGTCTATAAATGGCTAGCCtacttggggaaacctggggaagttAAGCTGTGATACCCCAGATGTTATACTTACCCAGAGTCCCAGGGTGATTGAGTCTTAGCagccacaggctcaaaggccaatGTGACAGGGATAAGCACCGAGGTCACACACAGCTACAATGtaagcccccaactttacttGGTAAATATTTGGCTTTGGTCATCCTCCAATTCAGACGACGAAACTATTTTTTCTGATGGGTTTCAAATTGATCttactaatttttttcttttttttgttcaccCCTACCCCTTCCCCAAAAAAGTGTTTTCCACAGATCAAATAATCCAAATTAATAGCAACAATTGAAAGCTCACCAGAAATAATAATGTTGTCCTCACAATAGgtaaaaattatgaaaaagaggCACTTGAGCCCTCACAAGACAATGAGGAGGGCAGACTCCACTGTCGCTGGAGTTGAGCTGCCGACCGCCAGTAACAAAAACACAGTGGCGAAGCACGATACACAAGCATTTCTTGAAACCAATTGAAATCAACTTATTTAACCAAATTCAATATAATCTACCCTTCCCTAACTTGACATAATAAGAATCCAACCTAAACTACATAACCTGATCTGTGGCCCACTGCCAAAATGTGATAAACAGAAATATTCCTTGGCAAAATATACtatagacaaaaaaaatcaaaatgacAGGATCTACGAGACAGGAAGGAATTTTTTAACGTGAGGATGACCCCAACTCAAATAATACCCTTGACTTTTTTACCTAATGAGGGGTTCTGCCCCCTTGACCCCTCAAGGTTCAACAGGGATTGTTTAGAAGCAGGGATGGTGGCTGACTGGTCAGCTTGTAAGcacggtgtcctggaggacccaggTATAAGTCTTGTCCACCACTACAAGCAGACAGTTTTTAGTCATtagagtggcttaagactatgcTGTCCTGGTGACCACCGACAAACACGGACCCTAGATAAATTCTAAAGAGAAAGCTGAGCTCCAGGGgccaaaatatgatgctgtttatcatggagatagtattttctctggaaatcactaaatgattgacttttcaatgccttttgtgggCCCGCCGCtgcagccacaaaatagctcacAAAGAGATTCAACTTGGACACCCGTGGGAAATCGAGGGTCTTGGGTGGGGGagcgtatttaaactactccaaccgaactttacattaAATCCGGCTGGACCGCCGCCGCCAGAAGGGGCTACGATTTAGGGAATATCATCCTTCCGAATATGTAATCTACTATAATGGGGTTTTATACATGAAATCAATTTTCCCAtcagaaaacagcaacaaaagcACCACCTACCCAATGCATCCCCGCTGGGCCCTGTTGCTGCTGGCTTGGtaggccgccccgccccgctgagGCAGGCAGGGTGACGCAGGGGCTGCCAGGGAGGCTCGGAATCCTCGGTAATGCCAAAAACGGACGCGGTGGCTGCTGCGGCACACGggcttcttcttctatttattattattcagtGTATTAGGGGGCTGGTCAGGCCACGCCCTCTACATCCCCGGCGGTGCGGGcggctggtggctgtggtgctgCAGTGTCCCTGGCAAAGCCGCCCACGGGCCTCGGCAGGGCAGGCGAGCGTCGGCAGCGTTGCCATGGAGAAATTCTTCGTCTTTTGAGCTGGCCGCTTTGTATCGCTCCCTAGAGGTCATTGGTACTTCTTTGCACTTAGATACTTCACTACACCCTCTTAGTTACttcactgcgtacacttatatccTTCACTCTGCACTGAGCTCTGTAGCTACTTTATACTTTGCTTCCacttgcttttctattttcttttcttcacttcagcTTACTTTGGACTTTTATTTTTGCATCTCTCTTTTCTGcccttttgtttgtttccactaTTAAACTTTTCTTCTTACTTAATTCTCTTTAAAGGTgaatttttctttcccatcatattGCACCAAAAATATTTGTGATTGTTACTATAacttcactgcttcctccttacaGCCGTACAATCCTAACACAGTAGGAttctcccgtcttcctcctccaacctgTTGTTCCATTTCACTTCCCCAGTGATCACCACCGATCGATGTTATTAGCCTTTAATTGCCTCTCCTCTCCATACCTGTTACAACCCACCAGCCGGATTCAACCTCAGAACCCGCCAGCAGGACCTAAATGATGTTTCAGCCGTACCCAAAGATATTGGCAGGCGATCGCGCCTGTCACGTACTCTGACCATGGTGCACAAGCTAAACTTGACAATATGAAGGAGACCCACCTCCAGCTTCACTGTGACTCATGGACTCTGTATTACACACCGAAAATATTAGAACTGCGGGCTACACCCGCCGAGTTCCTGCTAGATCTGGTGAGAAAGCAACTGGAATGGCAACACTGACTGCGGCGGAGACTTTTCCTTCACAACGGCGTATGTTTGTtgacactgatgatgatgatgatgattgttattCTTACGGTAaagttgaatattctacatattaGCAGCTCCTGTGATTAGATGAAATAATACCCTGCTTACAATATCTTTTTTTAATGCTGCACTTGCCAAAAAACATTTCACAGCAGAAATAATCTTTCTCCATTATCTTATcttctgtggtgcagtggttagcgtcatGTGGCTACGAATCAGCGGGCccgagttcgaatcccggcccggacagtcagcgtgcagctcacccagctgttcatccttcctttcgggctggttgatTTATGCATATCTGGGAAACCGAGAGAAGGTTAACTGTAGTAATCCGGATGGCTGGCCCTGCGTCCCGTCCCGGTGTGGTGGACAATGGATTCTTCCTACcagactcaagggccagtgcGGAGGCGATGGCCACCGAGGCAACGCACAATTATAGTGTATGCTTCCAactttaccctccctccttcatcccagCAGCAACACCACTCATTTCCTCCCTGATCTTtcagccaccaccgccaccaccttgacctcctcctccttttccatcccttggTTCCTCCTCAACCCACTCACTCTCCTCTGTGTTGGATGGCAGGTCCTTGAAAACTTACCATGGTCTTTTAGAAACTGGTTCGGTATGGCCACTACAAAAATAACCCCCGACCCGACTATACATGATACAGGTCTAAAAAGTTACCAGTTTAGTTTATCCTCTCTTTATCTCAGTGTGATGGTAAAGATGGCCAATAATGTAATGTACAACTGATCTGGCTGCTCAATAACAGGCAAGTGACAGGACCTGCATCATGGCTTCCAGATGTTATAGTCTTGAAGGgtaaatgaaaacaacaatacaAGGGTAATTGAGACTTTATATGCATCTATTCAAACTGAATTATAAAAAGGATCAGATTACAAGCCACAACCACTGCAGGAGCGCCAGCACGTGTCATCCAATTCACAGACATTACTATGCTTTTTGAATGCTTCATTTAAACTAATGATTATTACATGTCTAGTTAAGACCCAGTAATTGTTTGAGATGATGCTGACTGCCCACAAATCCCTATCATATAGTGTCTAGATTCTAGACATTGTGCATATAAAAATTTTACTAAAAGCTAGGAAAGGAAAGTTTGTGATTTATCACAAAGATACTTATCTACCCTATTTCATGTAGACAAATATTCAAATATTAGTGAAGATGACCttagttaaaacaaattaacACACAGAGAATCTCAGAGAGACTCAATAAAATATATCCCTCAGCTCTCCAGTTTCCTCCAAATGACAATGAACACAACATTGCTGCTGAACCAGGACATTAAACAGCCCATCATGGCCCAAGGCAAACCGATTTTCACGTTAATAATGGTGTGCTTCCCATTTATTTATTCTCCCATACAGTCACAGCTTTTGTTTCCTTCATCCATACCAGTTGATTGTTCAAATTTTCACAATGTTCAGTCACACTTCAATGTCACCCCAACCTGCCTTCACCAACAATTTCACTGCCATGGATTATTTCtgccacttattttttttccatctttgcaTACTTTCCTACATGATGACTTCATTCTTAtatcctacacctcctcctcaccttttcaGATCTTATACCAAAGATATTCCAAGCTGTATTCCTTCATATATACCTTCTATTAATCAgatctttcattcattccattcctcTACACCTCACCATAACCATTACTTACTATTGTCATGGCT encodes:
- the LOC127010389 gene encoding gastrula zinc finger protein XlCGF7.1-like, with amino-acid sequence MNSVEGPQSFPVNMEDIRKFECEECGSLLFSRSKFIHHSLYHRGVTVHICEECEQLFICEKQLEEHSAIHGGKKHKCEQCGKRFTTNSALIRHQVIHSQTKPFMCDHCGKGFNRKCSLTRHLNLHTGAKIYECEKCGKVLSDNSSLHHHMNIHTQAKKFTCEECGKIFNRKGNLTQHSYIHLGVKKYPCIECDKIFAKKSTLNDHMNTHTREKEYACNECDKIFTDRSSLNQHKNIHTGVKKYKCKVCDKAFLYRSILNKHKNIHSAVKKHKCDECGKAFTHRSNLMRHIKTHARDAQNKDSEGAVTRAQVSSVSNSQ